The Ananas comosus cultivar F153 linkage group 6, ASM154086v1, whole genome shotgun sequence genome segment TGCTGCCACTTTTATTCTCCATTTTAACTAGTAAAGTTGCTATTTTTACTATTCTCCCATGCTAACTATTactactgctactgctacttctacCATTTATTCTCCAGGGTCGTTACAATCCCCTCCCCTTAAAATcatccttgtcctcaaggatggaacttgttgaactggTTTGGGGCTCTCATTTGCTTCACTCGCGGcacattcttcttcttcagaaTTGTTTCCTTTAAGCCATATTGAAACCTCTGTTCTGTTTTCTTGCGTCACCTTGTGCTGGTGTGAGGTGTTTCCAATTCGTGTCCACACTCGCCTATCATCTCTGGTTGGCAGCATGGACGGCGGTACCTGTTGGGGCGAGGGCTCACCCTCGGGACCTTCAGGCAGTCGCAACCTGCACGCCGCCAGTCTTGTCTGCTCCGAGATGTGGTAAAGTGCAAACTGACTCCATGATACTTATAGCCTCATAGACATTCCCTTCATTTACTTCTTGTGGCTCACTTGCTTCTTCTTTTGCTGTTTCAGATTCAGCACCCATTTCAATCTTTTTCTGGGCTTGTAACATATGCCCTAAACGCCTACGCAGCTTCAACAAAATTTGGAAGTACTACAGAAGCTGCCAAGAACATAGCCCATAATTCTAAAGAAAACATTGATCATGATCTTATAGAAGGGGCTGTTGCAAGTAAGCAGACGAAGACGCAAGAGCTATGCTATGGATACGGAGAGGAGTATATTACAGGAAAGCCAGAAGCAAAGATTCTGGCCCTCAGTTTGCAAGAAGGAAGCCAGGTCACAAATTCTTGGCTGATAACAACCCACTACCTCAACAACCCTGGTTGGATCAAATTCATCATCAGCATCAACAGCATAAGCTCTGGAAGCGATCTATTGGGCGTGGAACCTATCATCATTGTCGCCATCCAGTTCTCAGATCGAAGTCATCATTGAAGGTTACGACTCAGCTCGGAACCAAATCGGGCCTAGATCGACCCTTGGTAGCACCTCAATCATCATCGCAGCCAACCAAATCTCCGAGATTACAATCGGCGATGGATGCTACTCAGATTGGGCTGTTACGAATTGGGTGCTACTCAGGTCGGGCTGATTTGAAGACTGGGTTATTACAAGCTGGAAAAGCAAAGGCAGAAAAGCGAGAAATTGATAACTGCAAAGATAAACCTCCTTGGAAGAAAATTACTGCAGAGAGGTCACAAGGGGTAAGGAGCAGGGGCTTAACTGATGAAAAGCCAGAGAAAGCTTATCAAGCAAGATCTGAGGACTTCAGGGTCCACAAGTTAATCCAAATCTCTAGCCTGGCAGAAGCCAGCATGGTGCGCAGCGTTGTGAATGGATATAAGGAGCTTAGTTCTATGCTTGAAAGGCCTCATCCCTGTTCACTGGCATTGGCTTATGAACAAACCAAACAGAAAGAATCCAATAAAGAATGGGAAATTACACTACTTGCAGAAGGCAAATGCAGGCCAATTACCATTTTTACGCCAAAATGGAAACAGGAAGTGCAGGATGGTGATGAGGAAGGCTCCCAGGTCAAGCAAGTTACCACAGAGCTAATAGTGTATGCAATCTCTAAACCCAATTGTAACACCAAGCCTACCAACACAGCTCCAAGGATAAATCTAAAGCTTATCTCAAAGTATTATGGTCCACTGAAGGTATTAGAGAGGATGGACATGCAGTACAAGGAGCTAGGGACTGTGCTTAAGAGGCCTCACCCATGCTCGCGATTTCTGGCCTATGAACAAGACAAGCTACAGGAATCTGATAGAAATTTGGGTGTTACCTTGCACATAATAGGGGAATGCAAAGCGCTTACCATGATTATATGCAAATGGATGCAAGCTGTGCAAAATCGAAGTGAAGAAGACCATCTGTTAACTGAATTTCATACTCCCAGGGCGTGGCAAGTTGATAAGGGAATTGAACAGTTCACTCGATGGTCAGGAATCGAAAGGGATGTGCATCAGTTAGTGCCAAAATGTGAAGTTTGCTTAAGAGCTAAGGGAGAAAATAGGCCCACACATTGCTACAAGAAGTTGAAACCTGAAGAGTGGTGGTCCTACACCAGATGCCAGTTCTCAACAGGAGAGAGAGTTTTACAGGGTAAATATACCTATTACCCTCCAACTAATGCCTCGATTACTATTGGAAATATTATGAAGGACTCAAATTTGAGTTGGTTCAAGCGAAGGGGACAAGTACTATACATTTTTGAAGGGCAATCAAATAGAGCACAACAGAGAACACATATCATGCTGATAGAAAAAGGAGTAAAAGTCTCTCTAGGAGAAGACATGTACACTGGGAGTCAATATTCCACAAGCAACATAGCGGAGCTGACAGAAGGAGTCCAAAACTCTAGTTGCATTTCTTTGAACCAACCCAGTTTTTTGACGAGGGGAGACCCGGCAGCGCGCAGGTTGCGACATCCTGAAGGGCCCAAGGGTGAGCCCCTGCCCCAACAGGGCCGCCGTCCATGCTGCCAGCCGGAGGAGGTTTCCAAAGGTGGCTTAAAAGAAGCaactttgaagaagaagaatgtgCCGCTGGGGAAGCAAATGGGATCCCCCAAACCAGTCAGCAAGATCcatccttgaggacaaggatgATTTTAAGGGGAAGGGATTGTAACAACCCTGGTAGAAGTAGTAGTAGTATTAGTAGTTAGATGTAGAAGAGGAGTAAAGGTAGCAGCTTTACTAGCTAGAAGAAGAATAAGTGGCAGCAGCAggtggagaggaggaggtgcgGCAGGTGGGCCGACGAGAAGCGTCTTCGAAGGGCTCAGGCGAGCTTGATGGAACAGTCAGGCGAGAGGTGGTCCGGGCGGAGCTCTGGTAGGGACGACGGAGCTAGGGCATCCTCAAAGCTCGGAGAGGGCGCTGGGATGTCCGACGGAGTCCATGGAGTTGGGGCGAAGAAGAGGACTGGCGGATCGAAGCTTCAGGATCTCGGAGCGGAGGCAAAACGCGAACCCAGTACCCGCCGGGTAGCGGATGATGCGGATAAGGTCGAGCCGACGCCCGATTGCCCGTTACAAGCAGCTATGAACCGGAAAGCCCAGAAGAGGGCCCAACTACCCCGAATGGCAGCCCAACCCGACAACATCTTATTTTGTCACTTTGTTGTTAACCCTCAGAGAATATGTAATTTTCATTTCAGTATAGAACCAAAAGTAGTATAAGTACGAGAATGTTAAGCATTACAAGGGTAGGAATGGAAATGAACTAGCTTGTCTTCTTCCCCAATTATCCTCTCTTTCTCATTCCCCAAACCCTATTCTAATTCTTCTAAAACCCTATCCTCTTCCTCCCAATCTCTCGCCTtatctctctttgttttctctacctctccttctctttcacAAACTCACCTCCAAATCACCCCAAATCATCCGGTACATAACAGAATCTAAATAATCTAATCGCCTCAGCAACCCTCAGATTCCGTCCTCCTCCCGCTCCGGCGACGGCGATGGCGGCGACCCCCGCCCCTCCGACGGGGCAAAACCCTAGCCtggacgcggcggcggcggcggcggcggcgcttccgccgccgccggggacGGACATGACGGGGATCTGCTTCCGCGACCAGCTGTGGCTCAACACCTACCCCCTCGACCGCAACCTCGTCTTCGACTACTTCGCCCTCTCCCCCTTCTACGACTTCTCCTGCAACAACGAGACCCTCCGCGCCCGCTCCATCCACCCCCTCGACCTCTCCCACCTCTCGTACGACGCCGATCCCCCTCTCCCCCCTTTCCTAGGGTTTCTTTTCTTAGGGTTTCTTGTGGTGGCGGTGCAGGAAGATGACGGGGAACGAGTACATGCTGAGCGAGGTGATGGAGCCCCACCTGTTCGTGATCCGGAAGCAGAAGAGGGATGGCCCGGAGAAGGTGACGCCGATGCTCACGTATTACATTCTCGACGGATCGATCTACCAGTCGCCTCAGCTTTGTAACGTTTTCGCCGCGCGCATTGTGAGTTCCCCCTTCCTCAAGAGATTTTCTAAGATGAATGTGTAGTTGTTACATGTGTAAATTAATTCTATTGTGTCAATCACAATGTTGAGAAGCTCAATAATTAGGGTAAATGATGAGGATAGAGTATAGGGATTTTCTTTACAGCAGAAAATGGCTTAATTCAGCTAGTGGATTACTTGATTGATACTAGAATGAGTTTTGATTGAAGAAGCTAATAACCTCGTTTTCTTGAGATCTCTACTACAAAAGCTTTTTTAATAAGTTTGCTAGTTAACAGTACTGTCCTTTTTAGAACTCCGAGGTAAAGCAGTTATCTTTTTCCAGTTTGAAAGATGATTGAAGGAAACTTGGGAATGAGCATGACTTGATAGTGTTTGAACTTTGATGATCTACTTACTATGGGAAATGCTGCTAATACTTGGGAATCAACATGATTATGCTTCGATTGTTGTTTCGTTGCTTTTAACTATCACATTATCTAAACTCAAAAAAACTGTGGAAGTCTTCGAGTAAAGTGATGCGATCGGCTGTTTGAGTGTGAGCTGTGGTAGAGTAACAGCGTTACTATGGTGCTCGGAATatcatttctttatttgtttgaGCTCACCCTCTGAAATCCTTCCTATTATTTTATGATGATCAGCAATTGCATGTTGCAGGGTAGGGCTCTCTATCACATATCAAAAGCTTTTAACATCGCATCCACCAAGTTGGAAAAGATTGGACACGGTAATTGTTTTCTGAAGTTCTTTTACTTGCGTAGCGAATCTTTTGGGTAATATGgaattttttagttaaaatgcCTGGTGCAGAAAATGGTGTGCTATCTATTCACAAGGGGGTAAACTGGCTTTTATGCATAGAAATCTTTTTACAGATCAAGATGAGTGCCCAGTGAACGCTTTAGTGAGAACCTGAAAtaagagatcgagagagagatcTAACAAACTATATTATCACTTTGAGCTTCATCTGACATTACTTATTTCAGAGGCTTATACATTatagggttaaatgcatacaggtccctgcaaatatagtcaattgcggaaatatccctgcaaaacggaaattccataagttatccctgcaaaagtctaaagttatgcagatatgtccctgccgttaaggactgttagaaaattttcgttaaccacggttaaagtacttaaccatggttaattataaggtaaatttacgatcctacccttcttcttcttcctcatcttcttcttcccttttcttcgtcgccggcgagggcggcggcggcagcgacggcggcgacgacggcggcgacggcgaaccctctctctttcttttcctccttcttcctctccctcttcccttttctcccttcttcttcctctccctcttcctcttccctcttcttcatcgtcggcgagggagaagatgcgacggcggccgcgaaccctctccctctccctcttcttctgcctctccctctttcttttcctcttcctcttcctcttcctcttctctcttcttcgtcgccggcgagggaggagatgcggcggcggcgcgcggcgacgaaccctttccctcttcatctttctcttccctcttcctctctctcttcctctccttcttcctcttccctttttttcttcctcttattctttctcttccctcttctttgtcGCCGGCAAGCTCGACctgcgccgtcgccgccatccgctccggcggcccgaagaggaagaggacgagaaagagagggggaagatgcttttggagggatatatttgtgagggcaaaatggtcatttcatatgaaaactgttaaaaaataaacagttctctaacagatgttaatcagagggacatatctacataaattaggacttttgcagggacaacttatggagtttccgttttgcagggatatttccgcaattcactatgtttgcagggacgtgtatgcaaataaccctacaTTATATATTCTAGGCTAATTTTGTTTCATTGTTGCAACTGTATGGCATTAGTGTTGTTAAGATTCATTATTTCTCTGTGACCCACTGGTAATTCGAAACTTCAAAATCCAGTTTATAAGGCTGGGGCGCTTTTAGAAGCACTAAGCCCCTGATATGTTCTACTTAATATTGATGCTAGGATTTTTGAATCCCATTAGACTGGTTTTGTCCTGTCTCCACAACGAACTTGTTTAACTGGTTTTGTAAACTTACAAAACTATTCCCACAGTAGCCGAAAATTTACACTTTGTGTGTCGCAGCTGAAGCTGAAAGTGAAGCAGCCAGCTCGGAATCAAAGACGACGAAGGAGACAATCAACATAAAGGAATTAAAGCGAGTTGATCACATTCTTGCTTCGTTGCAAAGGAAGGTAAAATTGATTTGTGCGACGAAGGTATCTTCAGTTGTGCACAAATAGTTCGGTTGATGTAGGATGATAAGAAAATAGAGGTCCGTACATTCAAAATTGATTGCGGCTCTTGAATCTTACAAAGAAATCctttttacaaaagaaaaacattttCATGTGTACCATGGAAGCTATTGGCGACCGTATGAACTTATTATATTGTTGAAACATTTTTCAATCATCTTGTACTTTACCTAAAGTTTCTATTATCGGGAAGCGAGGATTTtagttccatttttttttctccctcggTGCAGCTACCTCCAGCCCCTGCGCCACCACCATTTCCAGAGGGCTACATGCCTCCACCAACGTCCGAACCCGAGAAAGGCCCTGAAGATCAACAATCCTTGGAGACGCAGCTTCCGCCACTGGACCCAATCATCGATCAAGGCCCGGCCAAAAGGCTCAGGATTCAGTAACACATTGTTGTACATGAAGCGGCGATCCATGTTAGAAATTGATTTACCTTGTCTAAGTAATTTCCCTATAACAAGTCTCAGGATTCAGTAACACATTGTTGTACATGAAGCGGAGATCCATGTTAGAAATTGATTTACCTTGTCTAAGTAATTTCCCTATAACAAGTCTCATAATTCATACAAGATAACTTGACATTATCCTAGTGGTCCTCATGTTTGTATATATGTTAGGGTAGACctcatacatgcatacatattaGGATGCTGAGTtaagttctattttttttttattttccgttTTAGTGCGAGAAGTTTCTGAATTGTTATTGACGTCCCTCTGCGAGTGGAGAAAGATATAGACAGCAATCAAGTGGGAACTAAACTATAGCTGGTTGTGACCAGTTGTTGCTTTTCCCCTTtcgtttgtttttctttttctaaaaaagaaattGTGCATGCGCTTATGTAAAAGCTTTACTATGGTTGATACGAAAGCTTGATTTAAAGCAGTTCTGACCAACTTCCTTTGCCAAATTATGTTGTGCTCAGCCTAATCGGATGGCAAACGTTTTAATTGAGCTTTGATTTATTCCGTTTGGTTTCTTTTCGCCAAGAAATCTGACTAGGTATACTATACGACCAGGCGGCTGTTTCGATGTAAGATAAATGGATAGAGAAGCGAGATAATTATTGTAATTGACTAAAGAGttttaaaagagaaataaagagAATCGGAGAACGGGTTAAGGTTACTCCATGAGCGACACGCTATTTGATAGCAGTGGAGACGAActgaagggggaaaaaaaagagaaaaagagaatatGCAGGGTTGATTTAAAGAGAAATAGTCCGAAGACATTTACGAGGATTCACATAAAATATACAGGATTACAACATGCAGAATACAAGTTATACAACTGCAAAGGGGATGTTTTAATTTAAACCACAGAATTATACCCAGaacaaattttagaaagaaggTATAACTATTGCCCACATCTGGCTGATATCGATCCCTACTCCCGGCAATGATAGAGTCTGGATGAAGATGGGCTGGACAGGTTGGTCAACAGGCGGAGCGCCGGACCCGGTACTGGTGATAAAGTTCTTACATTTTTAGGACCACAAACATCGATCCTTAATGGCATACTTGCTACCCCCCTCTAATCCTTTCCTGTACACGAGGGTCCACTTCTCAAAGTTGCAATTGACAAAGTCATAGTAGCCCCCATGCAGCGCGAGGGCTCCCTCGGTTACCCTTTTCTCAATCCACGGGTATGTTAGCAAGTTCAGCAATGACCCATTGATTGATTCCTGCATAGAGAATAACACTTTTCTGCAAATTGGCACTGAACAGAAAGACAGAGTTGGAATTGCATGCGTAGGCTTAGTTTGGTTGAAAGCATCAAAAAAAGCATTCAGCATAGATGCTATATATTCATAGGAAGTTCCCTGTTTCTCAAATCACAAGAAACATGGACGTTGGCCAACAAACCTAACCAGAAACTGCTTTTATTTGCAAAGGCAACTTGCCACTCTTCTAtagaattatattattatatatataaagagataaaATATGTGTAGGCAACCATATCTATCTGTGTTCCTCCTTGTTGAAATCTAAACAAATTTAGGACCAAATCTTTATAATACCTATATCCTAGACGAAATGATaaatgaagagaaaaataatacaaGTAACTTGCACCTTTGTGTCGTCATGTTCATACAAACCTATGTCTTAGTAAAGGAAGAGAGGCAATACCTTTTCACAATGCCTGCATTGCATTTCAAAGCTCTGACCCCCTGCTGCAGCTTTGGTGCTTAATCTTGCACTCTTCCCAACTGAAACCCAATCTCTGATGAAGCTCCTGGTGAAATTAAACCACAAATGCAAACTATGAGAATAGCTATAAAAGAAACCAGACAAGGAAAAGCAACGCAAGTGGAACCAAACTACAGAGAAATATGTGTAGGCCTGTAGTTCTTAGTTACCTCGACTCAGCATTCTCTTTCATACTCATGAGAGCCTGAATGCCCCCACAACGACTATGACCAATGACTAGGATATTTGGAACCTACATATAGCAACAATCTTTCCTTCTTCAGAATAAATATTGCCGTATCGTGCAAATCGATAACAATTCAAGTGATGCTATTATCATAATAAATTACTTGCCTCAAGAGAATTTACAGCAAATTCAAGTGCCGCATTAGTTTCTGAGGCCCCATGCTGCAATGTGATATGAGTTCATTATTCAGTGAAATTACACATGCATGATTTTATTGCATACAAGTTCCACCAGCATACACAGAGTACCTCAAACGGTGGAACCAAGTTTGCTACATTCCGAACTGTAAATGCTTCTCCAGGTTGAAACCCCAAAATACTGGTAGGACAGACCCTAGAGTCTGCACATGCAACTACCATGAACTGCACTTAAAAAGCGTTAGTCGGGAAAGaatactttatcactttaaagATGGATGGCCAAAAACTTGTGAAATTTAAAAAGTGAAGGAATGGCAACAGATTGTAGTGGTCCTCGCTAAGCTTGTCTTGAACAGGCATTAAATTTTGGATACTTGAAATCACAAACAGCATAACATCTTGTCAGATTTTTTATAACCAATATATATTATGGTTGACTACTGATAATTTTACTCAAAAATGATTGGTTTGGGTCAGGGTATCGAGCTCAATTGCTACTGGTTAAGTTTTAGATCACAAATTGACTACAGACCTCTAAGCGTATTTATAAAAGTAACAGAAATGAAAAAGTCAATACGAAGGTTGGAAATAAGCACCAGGTATAcagtcaaaataaaataaaatgttaatggAAGATCCGCCGAGGATACATATTAATGACGAAAGTACCAAAACAAGCAAATATGGCTAAGAGGCAATTGGTATCTTTGAGACAAATGATTTTAGTTTGCTATATTACCTTTGGTGCTTGCTGCTGAGCAAGATTTTGATAATTAACCAGGTTTTCCCTGTTCATGATACAATCTCGATTAATCAAGAGAACTCGTGTTTCCTTTTCAAGCAAAATAGGATAGCATGAGACTCATC includes the following:
- the LOC109711860 gene encoding mediator of RNA polymerase II transcription subunit 6, with product MAATPAPPTGQNPSLDAAAAAAAALPPPPGTDMTGICFRDQLWLNTYPLDRNLVFDYFALSPFYDFSCNNETLRARSIHPLDLSHLSKMTGNEYMLSEVMEPHLFVIRKQKRDGPEKVTPMLTYYILDGSIYQSPQLCNVFAARIGRALYHISKAFNIASTKLEKIGHAEAESEAASSESKTTKETINIKELKRVDHILASLQRKLPPAPAPPPFPEGYMPPPTSEPEKGPEDQQSLETQLPPLDPIIDQGPAKRLRIQ
- the LOC109712227 gene encoding beta carbonic anhydrase 5, chloroplastic, which codes for MASLLRSPLPCGLNLTASTSDHEAFAGFSASSVRALKISNSPLILRRPRNAYLRILRSNEKRVYVTEASEEPFGLSQEIIDSEQRFAERDTVLDPFKELEYRFLDFKRRNYVENLVNYQNLAQQQAPKFMVVACADSRVCPTSILGFQPGEAFTVRNVANLVPPFEHGASETNAALEFAVNSLEVPNILVIGHSRCGGIQALMSMKENAESRSFIRDWVSVGKSARLSTKAAAGGQSFEMQCRHCEKESINGSLLNLLTYPWIEKRVTEGALALHGGYYDFVNCNFEKWTLVYRKGLEGGSKYAIKDRCLWS